In one window of Duganella dendranthematis DNA:
- a CDS encoding CPBP family intramembrane glutamic endopeptidase, translating into MTALHTIWLMTRMRLTRQRNMVFNNLFRFKKKKPRDTSGGKRSSLWVLTAVMVLFMSFSFVSVSNNVVLNMQCQLVPASECRFIDAHGEHHTELHVAEEELATAPFAPALMNGLTMELTMLLLIAVLMPLGSRELAQPDWDLEWLVTMPVKRSTLLWGRVLERSASNVAGWFALVSAYSVIAWHSGYAWSALPIALLAAAVLLPLASMLHTLADTGLRMWLPAAQLRNMQAITGLVNLPLIYFVMALGMPQANAFAMDWARASPSWLRWTPPGMVLQAIQAQDATQLAASVALLLAQVMPLMWGGMALLRHQLRHGVVNSGSRESVRTSTRTTLPSAAPRGMATLLSTVLSPIKRRELRLLSRDRNFLFQTLLLPIIIVGSQMMFNGKLNSLAELGDHHLVAAAIAFGIGVYVLMLSAFQTLNNEGQVLWLMYTVPRSLESVLKEKAQLWGGLTMVYPAVVLGITAWYTTDFDWSMLVLVLTVFIGIPIYSMIAVSLGVFACDPLAVDARTRVRPTYVYLYMLLASFYTWSIYSNVWSQKLVVMVLVASMALALWQKARDALPYLLDPAAAPPARVSAADGLIAATAFFILQGLALLIIGKSDLRAMTFAFGIAGVVIYLLMRFVYWRNKAAGVPVIVRGMHAGVSLRSAAVAAAAACVVGVLYLTLMQHTALWVELMKDGPKLVGARGWVLALAVVAAPLCEEFIFRGLIYGGLRRSMAAPQAMLMSAAIFAVVHPPASMLPVFVLGLCTAWAYERSKTLLAPMLVHAAYNAVILSLQFWW; encoded by the coding sequence ATGACCGCGCTGCACACCATCTGGCTGATGACGCGCATGCGCCTGACGCGCCAGCGCAACATGGTGTTCAACAACCTGTTCCGCTTCAAGAAGAAAAAGCCGCGCGACACCAGTGGCGGCAAGCGCAGCAGCCTGTGGGTGCTGACGGCGGTGATGGTGCTGTTCATGTCCTTCTCCTTCGTCAGCGTATCCAACAACGTGGTGCTCAACATGCAGTGCCAGTTGGTGCCCGCCAGTGAATGCCGCTTCATCGACGCCCATGGCGAACATCATACCGAACTGCACGTCGCCGAGGAGGAGCTGGCCACCGCGCCATTCGCGCCGGCGCTGATGAACGGCTTGACGATGGAACTCACCATGCTGCTGTTGATCGCCGTGCTGATGCCGCTGGGGAGCAGGGAGCTGGCGCAGCCGGACTGGGATCTGGAATGGCTGGTGACGATGCCGGTGAAGCGCAGCACACTGCTGTGGGGCCGCGTGTTGGAACGCAGCGCCAGCAACGTCGCCGGCTGGTTCGCGCTGGTGTCGGCGTACAGTGTCATCGCCTGGCACTCCGGCTACGCCTGGAGCGCGCTGCCCATCGCGCTGCTGGCGGCCGCCGTGCTGCTGCCACTGGCATCGATGCTGCACACGCTGGCCGACACCGGCCTGCGCATGTGGCTACCCGCCGCGCAGCTGCGCAACATGCAGGCGATCACGGGCTTGGTCAATCTGCCGCTGATCTACTTCGTCATGGCCCTTGGCATGCCGCAGGCGAATGCGTTTGCAATGGACTGGGCACGCGCGTCTCCGTCGTGGCTGCGTTGGACGCCGCCCGGCATGGTGCTGCAGGCGATCCAGGCGCAGGACGCAACGCAGCTGGCCGCAAGCGTGGCGCTGCTGCTAGCGCAAGTGATGCCGCTGATGTGGGGCGGTATGGCGCTGTTGCGTCATCAGCTGCGCCATGGCGTGGTCAATTCCGGCTCGCGCGAAAGTGTGCGCACCAGCACGCGCACCACGCTACCCAGCGCCGCCCCGCGCGGCATGGCGACGCTGCTGTCCACCGTGCTGTCGCCGATCAAGCGCCGCGAACTGCGCTTGCTGAGCCGCGACCGCAACTTCCTGTTCCAGACCTTGCTGCTGCCGATTATCATCGTCGGCAGCCAGATGATGTTCAACGGTAAACTCAATAGCCTGGCGGAGTTGGGCGATCACCACCTCGTGGCCGCCGCCATCGCCTTTGGCATCGGCGTCTACGTGCTGATGCTGTCGGCATTCCAGACGCTGAACAACGAAGGCCAGGTCCTGTGGCTGATGTACACCGTCCCGCGCTCGCTGGAAAGCGTGTTGAAGGAAAAGGCGCAGCTGTGGGGTGGGTTGACGATGGTGTATCCGGCCGTCGTCCTCGGCATCACCGCGTGGTACACCACGGATTTCGACTGGAGCATGCTGGTGCTGGTGCTGACGGTGTTCATCGGCATTCCGATCTACTCGATGATCGCCGTTTCGCTGGGCGTGTTCGCCTGCGATCCGCTGGCGGTGGATGCGCGCACGCGCGTGCGGCCAACCTACGTCTACCTCTACATGCTGCTGGCCAGCTTCTACACCTGGTCGATCTACAGCAACGTGTGGTCGCAAAAGCTGGTAGTGATGGTGCTGGTGGCGTCGATGGCGCTGGCGCTGTGGCAGAAAGCGCGCGATGCCCTGCCCTACCTGCTCGACCCTGCCGCCGCGCCGCCGGCGCGCGTCTCCGCCGCCGATGGCCTGATCGCCGCCACCGCCTTCTTCATTCTGCAAGGCCTGGCGCTGCTCATCATCGGCAAATCCGATCTGCGCGCCATGACCTTCGCATTCGGTATAGCCGGCGTGGTGATCTATCTGCTGATGCGCTTCGTCTACTGGCGCAACAAGGCGGCCGGCGTGCCGGTCATCGTGCGCGGCATGCACGCCGGCGTATCGCTGCGCAGCGCCGCCGTCGCCGCCGCTGCTGCGTGCGTGGTGGGCGTGCTGTATCTGACGCTGATGCAGCACACGGCGTTGTGGGTCGAACTGATGAAGGATGGGCCGAAGCTGGTCGGCGCGCGCGGCTGGGTTCTCGCGCTGGCCGTGGTGGCCGCGCCGCTGTGCGAGGAATTCATCTTCCGTGGGCTGATCTACGGCGGTCTGCGACGTTCAATGGCAGCGCCGCAAGCAATGCTGATGAGCGCCGCAATCTTCGCGGTGGTCCACCCGCCGGCGTCGATGCTGCCGGTGTTCGTGCTGGGACTCTGCACCGCCTGGGCCTATGAACGCAGCAAGACGCTGCTGGCGCCGATGCTGGTGCACGCTGCCTACAACGCCGTGATCCTGTCGCTGCAATTCTGGTGGTAG
- a CDS encoding ABC transporter ATP-binding protein: MIEFQGLSKVYGSFNAVKPLTLTVQRGEVFGFLGPNGAGKTTTIRMMMGILVPSSGRVLIDGLDCHAEPAEVKRRVGYLPDTPVFYDYLRGREILQFVAEMHGYPRVEAAERSNRLLAEFGLTEAGEDYAVNYSLGMKKRLGLACALIHDPVVLILDEPINGLDPRASRDVQERLLAAAARGVTIFVSTHLLDMAEKLCDRVGIIHRGELVATGTLDQIRAESSASGSLEDVFLKITDEAVEETPQ; this comes from the coding sequence ATGATCGAGTTTCAAGGCCTGTCCAAAGTCTACGGTAGCTTCAACGCCGTCAAACCCCTCACGCTTACCGTGCAGCGCGGCGAAGTGTTCGGCTTCCTCGGCCCCAACGGCGCCGGCAAGACCACCACCATCCGCATGATGATGGGCATCCTGGTGCCGAGCAGCGGCCGGGTGCTGATCGATGGTCTCGATTGCCACGCCGAGCCGGCCGAAGTAAAACGCCGCGTCGGCTATCTGCCCGACACGCCGGTCTTCTACGACTACCTGCGCGGCCGCGAGATCCTGCAATTCGTCGCCGAGATGCATGGCTACCCGCGCGTCGAAGCGGCGGAACGCAGCAACCGCCTGCTGGCGGAATTCGGCCTGACCGAAGCGGGCGAAGACTACGCCGTCAACTACTCGCTGGGCATGAAGAAGCGTCTCGGCCTGGCCTGCGCGCTAATCCACGATCCGGTGGTGCTGATCCTCGATGAGCCGATCAACGGCCTCGATCCGCGCGCCTCGCGCGATGTGCAGGAACGCCTGCTGGCGGCGGCGGCGCGCGGCGTCACCATCTTCGTCTCCACCCACCTGCTGGACATGGCCGAGAAGCTGTGCGACCGCGTCGGCATCATCCATCGCGGCGAACTGGTGGCCACCGGCACGCTGGACCAGATCCGCGCCGAGTCCTCCGCCAGCGGATCGCTGGAAGACGTATTCCTGAAGATCACCGACGAAGCCGTAGAAGAGACGCCGCAATGA
- the lepB gene encoding signal peptidase I translates to MKKWMRANKGFLLFLMLFGIFRTAVADWNPIPSSSMHPNLLEGDVVFVNRLAYNVKVPLTDIVIHPTGEPQRGDIVTFSSPVNGTRLIKRVIALPGDRVEMRNDELIINGQAADYTALGHGVENIQGVGDLAAVQVSESVGQSRHAIQFLPQIKARRDFAALVVPPGEYMMLGDNRDNSADSRYIGLVPRALLIGRAERVLASADITGNWMPRTERFGMSLYPKQSAKQ, encoded by the coding sequence ATGAAAAAATGGATGCGCGCCAACAAGGGCTTTTTACTGTTCCTGATGTTGTTCGGGATTTTCCGCACTGCGGTCGCCGACTGGAACCCGATTCCCTCGTCTTCCATGCACCCCAACCTGCTGGAAGGCGACGTGGTGTTCGTCAACCGCCTGGCCTACAACGTCAAGGTGCCGCTGACCGACATCGTCATCCACCCTACTGGCGAACCGCAACGGGGCGACATCGTCACCTTCTCGTCGCCGGTCAACGGCACGCGGCTGATCAAGCGCGTGATTGCGCTGCCGGGCGACCGCGTCGAAATGCGCAACGATGAGCTGATCATCAATGGCCAGGCGGCCGACTACACGGCGCTCGGCCATGGCGTGGAAAACATCCAGGGCGTCGGCGACCTGGCCGCCGTGCAGGTCAGCGAATCCGTCGGCCAGAGCCGCCACGCGATCCAGTTTCTGCCGCAGATCAAGGCGCGCCGCGATTTCGCCGCGCTGGTGGTGCCGCCCGGCGAGTACATGATGTTGGGCGATAACCGCGACAACAGCGCGGACTCGCGCTACATCGGCCTGGTCCCGCGCGCGCTGCTGATCGGCCGCGCCGAACGCGTGCTGGCCTCGGCCGACATCACCGGCAACTGGATGCCGCGCACCGAACGCTTTGGCATGAGCCTCTATCCGAAGCAATCAGCAAAGCAGTAA
- the ggt gene encoding gamma-glutamyltransferase, whose product MTLSSRARPFRTVLVSSIIVSLALPAAAKTPVATGTGGAVATISEQASQAAITILNQGGNAIDATVAAAATLGVTDPFSCGIGGGGFMVIYLAKDKRVITIDHRETAPASFTPTVFQKDGKELDFDTVVASGMSVGVPGTVRGWHEALDRYGSMSFKQVLAPAIDVASTGFKVSDNFSHLIEGNEAKFAMFPATAALYLKNGKALPAGSTLRNPDLAKAYRELAAGGVKAFYSGKMARAVVDAVNAPATAPGKQVSAGKMTLSDMSNYEARLRQPVHSTYRGYDLYGMPLPSSGGVAVAEALNILEGYDLKAMPRAKAEHLYLEASRLAFADRNAYLADPEFIDAPVAGLLSKDYAARRRELINPEQASVQAPAGDPYPFQNDVSVPLRPNANKLIAEGAHTTHLTVSDKEGNIVSYTYTIESWGGSGIVVPGYGFLLNNEMTDFDFSGPAPNVPEAGKRPRSSMSPTIAFKNGKPAFSVGSPGGATIITTVLQTIFNYVDLGMSMPDAVNAPRLSERNGMATDVEPGFTGSAQAQALEKTGQHWSKTPEEIGAANALVFNPDGTVTAVSEGHRHGVGSALVQKTAH is encoded by the coding sequence ATGACCCTCTCGTCCCGCGCCCGTCCCTTCCGTACCGTTCTCGTTTCCTCCATCATTGTTTCCCTGGCCTTGCCGGCCGCCGCCAAAACGCCGGTGGCCACCGGCACTGGCGGCGCTGTCGCCACCATCAGCGAGCAGGCGTCGCAAGCCGCCATCACCATCCTCAACCAGGGCGGCAATGCGATCGACGCCACGGTGGCGGCGGCCGCCACGCTGGGCGTGACCGATCCGTTCAGCTGCGGCATCGGCGGCGGCGGCTTCATGGTGATTTATCTGGCCAAGGACAAGCGCGTGATTACCATCGACCACCGCGAAACCGCGCCGGCCAGTTTCACGCCGACCGTGTTTCAGAAGGACGGTAAGGAATTGGACTTCGACACCGTAGTGGCCAGCGGCATGTCGGTCGGCGTGCCGGGCACGGTGCGCGGCTGGCATGAAGCGCTGGACCGCTACGGTTCGATGTCGTTCAAGCAGGTGCTGGCGCCGGCCATCGATGTCGCCAGCACGGGCTTCAAGGTCAGCGACAATTTCTCGCATCTGATCGAGGGCAACGAGGCCAAATTCGCCATGTTCCCCGCCACCGCAGCGCTGTATCTGAAGAACGGCAAAGCCCTGCCCGCCGGCAGCACGCTGCGCAATCCAGATCTGGCCAAGGCCTATCGCGAACTGGCCGCCGGCGGCGTCAAGGCCTTCTACAGCGGCAAAATGGCGCGCGCGGTGGTCGATGCAGTCAACGCCCCAGCCACCGCGCCGGGCAAGCAAGTCAGCGCCGGCAAGATGACGCTCTCCGACATGTCCAACTACGAAGCGCGCCTGCGCCAGCCGGTGCACAGCACCTATCGCGGCTACGATTTGTACGGCATGCCGCTGCCGAGCAGCGGCGGCGTGGCGGTGGCCGAGGCGCTGAATATCCTCGAAGGCTACGACCTCAAAGCCATGCCGCGCGCCAAGGCCGAACACCTGTACCTGGAAGCCAGCCGCCTGGCCTTCGCCGACCGCAACGCCTATCTCGCCGATCCCGAATTCATCGACGCACCGGTGGCCGGCCTGCTGAGCAAGGACTACGCCGCGCGCCGCCGTGAGCTGATCAATCCCGAGCAGGCCAGCGTGCAGGCGCCGGCCGGCGATCCGTATCCGTTCCAGAACGACGTCAGCGTGCCGCTGCGGCCCAACGCCAACAAGTTGATTGCGGAAGGCGCGCACACCACCCACCTGACCGTGTCGGACAAGGAAGGCAACATCGTCTCCTACACCTACACGATTGAATCGTGGGGCGGCAGCGGCATCGTGGTGCCAGGCTACGGCTTCCTGCTGAATAACGAGATGACCGACTTCGATTTCTCCGGTCCGGCGCCGAATGTGCCGGAAGCCGGCAAGCGCCCGCGCAGCAGCATGTCGCCGACCATCGCCTTCAAGAACGGCAAGCCGGCGTTCTCGGTCGGCAGTCCGGGCGGCGCCACCATCATCACTACCGTGCTGCAAACCATCTTCAACTACGTCGACCTGGGCATGAGCATGCCGGACGCGGTCAACGCGCCGCGGCTGTCAGAACGCAATGGCATGGCGACCGATGTGGAGCCGGGTTTCACCGGCAGCGCGCAGGCGCAGGCGCTGGAGAAAACCGGCCAGCACTGGAGCAAGACGCCGGAAGAAATCGGCGCCGCCAACGCGCTGGTGTTCAATCCCGACGGCACGGTAACGGCGGTCAGCGAAGGCCATCGCCACGGCGTCGGCAGCGCGCTGGTGCAGAAGACCGCGCACTAG
- the rpoH gene encoding RNA polymerase sigma factor RpoH, which produces MTMMSVVPAKNSALGLGFSGNLGNLDAYISAVNRLPMLTHDEEISLAKRLKDQADLGAAERLVMSHLRLVVSIARGYLGYGLPHGDLIQEGNIGLMKAVKRFDPDQGVRLVSYAMHWIKAEMHEYILKNWRLVKVATTKAQRKLFFNLRSHKTGLDAMTPAQIDQLAKTLDVKREEVIEMETRLSGRDIALESPTDDEDDKFAPIAYLSSEASEPTRVLEAEQVTRLQSEGLEEALGKLDARSRRIIESRWLANDDGSGATLHTLAAEFGVSAERIRQIEAAALKKMKGALAAYV; this is translated from the coding sequence ATGACTATGATGTCCGTGGTACCTGCCAAAAACAGTGCTCTGGGACTCGGGTTTAGTGGCAACCTGGGTAACCTGGATGCTTACATTTCGGCTGTCAATCGCCTGCCGATGCTGACGCATGACGAAGAGATTTCGCTGGCTAAACGCCTCAAAGACCAGGCTGACCTCGGCGCCGCCGAACGGCTGGTGATGTCCCACCTGCGCCTGGTGGTATCGATCGCCCGTGGCTACCTGGGTTATGGCCTGCCGCATGGCGACCTGATCCAGGAAGGCAATATCGGCCTGATGAAAGCGGTCAAACGTTTCGACCCGGATCAGGGTGTGCGTCTGGTGTCGTACGCCATGCACTGGATCAAGGCCGAGATGCATGAATACATTTTGAAGAACTGGCGTCTGGTCAAAGTAGCGACCACCAAGGCCCAGCGCAAGCTGTTCTTCAACCTGCGCAGCCACAAGACCGGCCTGGATGCGATGACGCCTGCCCAGATCGATCAACTGGCCAAGACGCTGGACGTCAAGCGCGAGGAAGTGATCGAAATGGAAACGCGCCTGAGCGGCCGTGACATCGCGCTGGAATCGCCGACCGATGATGAAGATGACAAGTTCGCGCCAATCGCCTACCTGTCGTCGGAAGCCTCCGAGCCGACCCGCGTGCTGGAAGCGGAACAGGTGACGCGTCTGCAATCGGAAGGACTGGAAGAAGCGCTGGGCAAGCTGGACGCCCGTTCGCGCCGCATCATCGAGTCCCGCTGGCTGGCGAACGACGACGGTTCCGGCGCCACGCTGCACACTTTGGCTGCGGAGTTCGGTGTATCGGCCGAACGCATCCGCCAGATCGAAGCCGCTGCGCTGAAAAAAATGAAAGGTGCGCTGGCTGCTTACGTCTAA
- the ftsX gene encoding permease-like cell division protein FtsX has translation MTYWFRQHRYALSAALVHLRRSPGSFLFNILVVAIALALPFMGVTLLDNVRPMSETLSVDPEISVFLKQDTPRDQAEALAVQLRQTVKDKQAKIVFTPREKALDNLKDKNGLADVLATLGDNPLPDSYVLKLDAFRNAQAGGDVDQLAEQIRALPGVDTVQVDSAWVKRLAALINILRLALLLLAATLGTVVVAVIFNTIRLQVLTQREEILVSKLIGATDSFIHRPFYYTGALLGLGAGALALGAVTAALRPLNTAIAEFARLYASEFQLAPLPPAAMAALLALSATLGLIAARLSVKRHTARLN, from the coding sequence ATGACCTACTGGTTCCGCCAACACCGCTATGCCTTATCCGCCGCGCTGGTACACCTGCGCCGTTCGCCGGGCAGCTTCCTGTTCAATATATTAGTCGTGGCGATCGCGCTGGCCCTGCCCTTCATGGGCGTGACGCTGCTGGACAATGTGCGGCCGATGTCGGAAACGCTGTCGGTCGATCCGGAAATCAGCGTCTTCCTGAAGCAGGACACGCCGCGCGACCAGGCCGAAGCGCTGGCCGTGCAGCTGCGCCAGACCGTCAAGGACAAGCAGGCCAAAATCGTCTTCACGCCACGCGAAAAAGCGCTGGATAACCTGAAAGACAAGAACGGCCTGGCCGATGTACTGGCCACGCTCGGCGACAACCCGCTGCCGGACAGCTACGTGCTGAAGCTGGACGCCTTCCGCAACGCCCAGGCCGGTGGCGACGTCGACCAGTTGGCCGAGCAGATCCGCGCGCTGCCGGGTGTCGATACCGTGCAGGTCGACTCGGCTTGGGTCAAGCGCCTGGCCGCGCTGATCAACATCCTGCGCCTGGCGCTGCTGCTGCTGGCGGCCACCTTGGGCACGGTGGTGGTGGCGGTGATCTTCAACACCATCCGCCTGCAGGTGCTGACCCAGCGCGAGGAAATCCTGGTGTCCAAGCTGATCGGCGCCACCGACAGCTTCATCCACCGCCCCTTCTACTACACCGGCGCGCTGCTGGGCCTGGGCGCGGGCGCACTGGCGCTGGGCGCCGTGACGGCGGCATTGCGGCCACTGAACACCGCGATTGCTGAATTTGCAAGGTTGTACGCATCCGAGTTTCAACTGGCGCCGCTGCCGCCGGCGGCCATGGCGGCCCTGCTGGCCCTGTCTGCCACGCTCGGCCTGATCGCCGCCCGCCTCTCGGTCAAGCGCCACACCGCCCGCCTTAACTGA
- the ftsE gene encoding cell division ATP-binding protein FtsE: MIEFRNVSKQYSTDVMALRDISFTVEKGELVFLAGPSGAGKSTLMKMIAAMERPTSGQVIVNGQDISRIKPVAVPFLRRNLGLIFQQQRLLTDRTVLANVMLPLLVTGASHTQAEQRARAALDKVGLGDRANAQPLALSGGEQQRVSIARAIVNRPQVILADEPTANLDRASANKVLDALKAFNSVGVTCLISSHDEQMLDAAARVIHLNRGQVGEAA; the protein is encoded by the coding sequence ATGATCGAATTCCGGAACGTCTCTAAACAATACTCCACCGATGTCATGGCGCTACGCGACATCTCCTTCACGGTGGAAAAAGGCGAACTGGTTTTCCTGGCCGGCCCTTCCGGCGCTGGCAAATCCACCCTGATGAAAATGATCGCCGCCATGGAGCGGCCGACTTCCGGCCAGGTCATCGTCAACGGCCAGGACATCAGCCGCATCAAGCCGGTGGCCGTGCCCTTCCTGCGCCGCAACTTGGGTTTGATCTTTCAACAACAGCGGCTGCTGACCGACCGCACCGTGCTGGCCAACGTCATGCTGCCGTTGCTGGTGACCGGCGCCTCCCACACGCAGGCCGAGCAGCGCGCCCGCGCCGCCCTCGATAAAGTCGGCCTCGGCGACCGCGCCAATGCCCAGCCGCTGGCCCTGTCCGGCGGCGAGCAGCAACGGGTATCGATCGCGCGCGCCATTGTCAACCGGCCGCAAGTGATCTTGGCCGACGAACCAACCGCCAATCTTGACCGCGCCAGCGCCAACAAAGTGCTGGATGCGCTGAAAGCCTTCAATTCGGTCGGCGTCACCTGCCTGATCTCCAGCCACGACGAACAGATGCTGGATGCCGCCGCGCGCGTCATCCACCTCAACCGTGGCCAGGTGGGAGAAGCAGCATGA
- the ftsY gene encoding signal recognition particle-docking protein FtsY — translation MFSFFKKKPVAPEAPVAPVAAPAVVSATTPAAVTPDVPDLLPIEEPAERKQSWMARLKAGLSKTSNNLSVLFIGAKIDDDLYDELEAALLMSDAGVDATEYLLTELKRKVKEDKLLDAAAVKAALKQLLIELLTPLERPFVLGRHTPTVMMISGVNGAGKTTTIGKLAKHMQTHGQSVLLAAGDTFRAAAREQLMVWGQRNNITVISQASGDPAAVSFDAVQSGKAKGMDVVMIDTAGRLPTQLHLMEELKKVQRVLGKGMDGAPHETLLVIDGNTGQNALAQVKAFDDALKLTGLVITKLDGTAKGGVLAAIARVRPVPVYFIGVGEKIEDLQPFVAAEFVEALLG, via the coding sequence ATGTTCAGCTTCTTCAAGAAAAAACCTGTCGCTCCCGAAGCGCCTGTGGCGCCTGTCGCCGCCCCGGCCGTGGTTTCCGCGACCACTCCCGCCGCCGTTACGCCCGACGTTCCCGACCTGCTGCCGATCGAAGAGCCGGCGGAACGTAAACAATCGTGGATGGCGCGCCTGAAAGCCGGCCTGTCCAAAACCTCCAACAACCTGTCGGTGCTGTTCATCGGCGCCAAGATCGACGACGACCTGTACGACGAGCTGGAAGCGGCGCTGCTGATGTCCGACGCCGGCGTCGACGCCACCGAATACCTGCTCACCGAACTCAAACGCAAAGTCAAGGAAGACAAGCTGCTGGACGCCGCCGCCGTCAAGGCCGCGCTGAAACAGCTGCTGATCGAATTGCTGACGCCGCTGGAGCGCCCGTTCGTGCTGGGCCGCCACACGCCGACCGTGATGATGATCTCCGGCGTCAACGGCGCCGGCAAGACCACCACCATCGGCAAGCTGGCCAAGCACATGCAGACGCACGGCCAGTCGGTGCTGCTGGCCGCCGGCGACACCTTCCGCGCCGCCGCCCGCGAGCAACTGATGGTCTGGGGCCAGCGCAACAACATCACCGTGATCTCGCAAGCCTCGGGCGATCCGGCCGCCGTGTCGTTCGACGCCGTGCAGTCCGGCAAAGCCAAGGGCATGGACGTGGTCATGATCGACACCGCCGGCCGCCTGCCGACCCAGCTGCACCTGATGGAAGAGCTGAAAAAAGTCCAGCGCGTGCTCGGCAAGGGTATGGACGGCGCACCGCACGAAACTCTGCTGGTGATCGACGGCAATACCGGGCAAAATGCGCTGGCGCAGGTGAAGGCCTTCGACGACGCCCTCAAGCTGACCGGCCTGGTGATCACCAAGCTGGACGGCACCGCCAAGGGCGGCGTGCTGGCCGCGATTGCGCGCGTGCGTCCGGTGCCGGTGTACTTCATCGGCGTGGGCGAGAAGATTGAAGACTTGCAGCCGTTTGTGGCTGCCGAATTTGTAGAAGCACTGCTTGGCTAA
- a CDS encoding MerR family transcriptional regulator — protein MTNKVTPQLVPSSISDVERDTGVAKETLRVWERRYDFPQPLRDPNGERVYPIEQVQKLRLVKRLLDLGFRPGKVIQYSTDELQALTGKASGQGDTPPAPAPELQSYLDLCKSHQMEELRRRLSQALLMMGLKRFVIELVAPLTTLIGEAWASGQLATFEEHLYTESLTVVMRSAIFAMPPANHGNLSAPRILLTTLPQERHGLGLLMAEAMCVAEGAHCISLGVQTPLLDIVEAARAQRVDIIALSFSVAMNPRQALDGLAELHTRLAGCADLWAGGGNTALKKRRPPYVRVFDLAGLAGAIAEWRARAAILAAG, from the coding sequence ATGACTAATAAAGTTACCCCACAACTCGTACCCAGCAGCATTAGCGACGTCGAACGCGATACCGGCGTCGCCAAGGAAACCCTGCGCGTCTGGGAACGCCGCTACGACTTCCCGCAACCGCTGCGCGATCCCAATGGCGAGCGGGTCTATCCCATCGAACAAGTGCAAAAGCTGCGTCTGGTCAAGCGCCTGCTCGACCTGGGCTTCCGCCCCGGCAAGGTGATTCAGTACAGCACCGACGAATTGCAGGCGTTAACCGGCAAGGCCAGCGGCCAGGGCGACACGCCGCCGGCGCCGGCGCCGGAATTGCAAAGCTACCTGGATTTATGCAAGAGCCATCAGATGGAGGAGCTGCGCCGCCGACTGTCCCAGGCGCTGCTGATGATGGGGCTGAAGCGTTTCGTCATCGAACTGGTGGCGCCGCTGACGACGCTGATCGGCGAAGCCTGGGCCAGCGGCCAGTTGGCGACGTTTGAAGAACACTTATATACAGAGTCGCTGACGGTGGTAATGCGCAGCGCGATCTTTGCCATGCCGCCGGCCAATCACGGCAACTTGAGCGCACCGCGCATTTTGCTGACAACCTTACCGCAGGAGCGTCACGGCCTGGGCTTGCTGATGGCCGAAGCCATGTGCGTGGCCGAAGGCGCGCATTGCATTTCGCTGGGCGTGCAGACGCCGCTGCTCGATATCGTGGAAGCGGCGCGCGCGCAACGGGTGGACATCATTGCGCTGTCGTTCTCGGTGGCGATGAATCCGCGTCAGGCGCTGGATGGCTTGGCTGAGTTGCATACCCGGCTGGCCGGTTGCGCCGACCTGTGGGCGGGTGGCGGCAATACGGCGCTAAAAAAGCGCCGGCCGCCCTATGTGCGAGTGTTTGATCTGGCGGGTCTGGCCGGCGCGATTGCCGAATGGCGCGCGCGTGCCGCAATCTTGGCGGCTGGCTAG